The Endozoicomonas montiporae CL-33 genome contains a region encoding:
- a CDS encoding substrate-binding domain-containing protein, translating to MVSIKDVAREANVSTATVSRVINRQSNTSSAATTAVHQAIAKLGYKTSSNKQSANMIGVMVSDVSEPFFGQILKGVESVAQKNDKRLLVLSSQYSVETERQAIKQLVSYCDHAIIHSKWLTDDELIEYASQIPGLILINRYIKSIRHRCIALDNVHGGYIATRHLLNKGHRNIGCLCSEQDIDDAVDRLAGYKQALTEFGLTIDEQFISSCYPSEEGGRLATYNLLAKKLPLTAIVSYNDIMAAGALAALAENGIKCPDNISVVGFDDLIIAGYLNPKLSTVRYPAAAMAEQAARLSLKLTGQNESDQSSFIREHILIPSFVKRNSTSVCSTQT from the coding sequence ATGGTTTCGATAAAGGATGTTGCCAGAGAGGCCAATGTGTCTACGGCAACCGTATCAAGGGTGATCAATCGCCAGTCGAATACAAGCAGTGCAGCGACCACTGCCGTTCATCAGGCTATTGCCAAACTGGGTTATAAGACCAGTAGTAATAAACAGTCAGCAAATATGATTGGCGTCATGGTTTCTGATGTATCCGAACCTTTTTTTGGTCAGATACTGAAAGGAGTAGAAAGTGTCGCCCAAAAAAACGACAAAAGACTTCTTGTTTTGAGCAGTCAATACAGTGTCGAGACTGAACGGCAGGCCATTAAACAGTTAGTGAGTTACTGTGATCATGCCATCATTCACAGCAAATGGCTGACTGATGACGAACTGATTGAGTATGCCAGTCAGATACCGGGACTGATTCTTATCAATCGTTACATCAAATCAATTCGTCATCGCTGTATTGCACTGGATAATGTCCACGGTGGTTACATTGCAACGAGACATCTGTTGAACAAAGGCCACCGGAACATCGGTTGTTTATGCTCTGAACAGGATATAGACGACGCTGTTGATCGATTGGCAGGTTATAAACAGGCATTGACTGAATTCGGTCTTACTATTGATGAGCAGTTTATTTCTTCCTGCTATCCTTCGGAAGAAGGCGGAAGGCTGGCGACTTATAACCTGCTTGCCAAAAAGCTGCCCCTGACAGCGATTGTGTCGTACAACGATATTATGGCAGCAGGAGCTCTGGCGGCTCTTGCGGAAAACGGAATCAAGTGCCCGGACAATATATCCGTTGTCGGATTTGACGACCTGATCATCGCAGGCTACCTGAATCCAAAGCTCTCTACTGTGCGCTATCCTGCTGCCGCCATGGCGGAACAGGCTGCCAGGCTGTCGCTAAAACTGACTGGACAGAATGAATCGGATCAATCGTCATTCATCCGGGAACATATCCTGATCCCCTCCTTTGTTAAGCGCAACAGTACTTCTGTATGCAGTACCCAAACCTGA
- a CDS encoding beta-galactosidase, which yields MMSLLIRRDWENPEITSWNRLKAHSPLQSWSSEASALNGVTSDRKISLNGDWDFSLFPSPEAVPASFPENGVAESGTIKVPGNWQTQGHDKPIYTNVKYPFPCKPPFVPEENPTGCYSTTFQLPEDWEAGSQTRIIFDGVNSAFYLWCNGAMVGYSQDSRLAAAFDLSPYLQSGENRLCVMVIRWSDGSYLEDQDMWWLSGIYRSVSLLNKPASHITDVRITPDLDHARNQGSLNIVVDTCQSEDLSVRTTLYSGQTVVCTRTEPVGTRPVDEKGGFDDRCFIELDIASPKLWSAEEPNLYRLTVTLIDTTSGKAIETEAYNVGFRKVEIKDGLLTLNGSPLMIRGVNKHEHNPATGHFETVEDVREHLLLIKQNNFNAVRCSHYPHQPAFYELCDELGLYVVDEANIETHGMKPMGKLADDPRWLSAFMERTTRMVARDFNHPSIIIWSLGNESGYGAAHDAMYQWIKRTDPSRPVQYEGGGANTAATDIICPMYARTDQDLPQPWFDAPKWALNKWVGKPNENRPVILCEYAHAMGNSLGGFAEYWEAFRKHEQLQGGFIWDWVDQGLDKYDDNGKHYWAYGGDFGDEINDRQFCINGLVFPDKTPHPTLFEAKRAQQPFTFELTEGDSLTLDVISEYCFVETDNHRLHWELVAGKETGIEGERLASGEVDLNIAPGKRQQITIDRSAIGNGALPRLNIVIKQPEATAWSQAGHEVACQQFMLREPLTVNRSPVSRKTAVISETQTDYAITAGNSQWLLSKEKGQLTSWIKDDKEQLLSPLQDNFFRAPLDNDIGVSEVDRPDPNAWMARWQRAGLFDLVHRCAGTHCDHERGTVIAHHEYFAHEQAKHPVIKTSWTYQFTVDGEADIAVEVQLDPSLPPLPRVGASLRLKQKPDVVTWLGRGPHENYPDRKLSADFGVWSETPAAMHTPYIFPSENGLRCDTRHMSLGDATVKGDFHFSVSPYGQAQLARALHTNELEECEGLFVYLDGFHMGIGGDDSWSPSIRPEYQLKASFYQWQFELS from the coding sequence ATGATGAGTTTGTTGATTCGCCGGGATTGGGAAAATCCAGAAATAACCTCTTGGAACCGTTTGAAAGCGCATTCACCATTGCAAAGCTGGTCATCAGAAGCTTCTGCATTGAACGGTGTGACCAGTGACAGAAAAATCTCGCTGAATGGTGACTGGGATTTCAGTTTGTTTCCTTCACCAGAAGCAGTGCCGGCCAGTTTTCCTGAAAATGGTGTTGCAGAGTCCGGAACCATAAAGGTTCCCGGCAACTGGCAAACCCAGGGGCACGACAAGCCAATTTACACCAATGTCAAATACCCTTTTCCTTGCAAGCCTCCCTTTGTTCCTGAAGAAAATCCAACCGGCTGTTACTCAACCACTTTTCAGTTGCCTGAAGACTGGGAAGCAGGCAGCCAGACCCGAATTATCTTTGACGGGGTAAACAGTGCTTTTTATCTCTGGTGCAATGGCGCGATGGTTGGTTACTCGCAGGACAGCCGTCTGGCCGCTGCATTTGACCTGTCACCCTATCTGCAGTCTGGAGAGAATCGTCTGTGCGTTATGGTGATTCGCTGGTCCGATGGCAGTTATCTGGAAGATCAGGATATGTGGTGGCTCAGCGGTATTTATCGCTCAGTCTCCCTGTTGAACAAACCTGCCAGTCATATTACCGATGTGCGAATTACACCGGATCTGGATCATGCCCGTAATCAGGGTTCTCTGAACATCGTCGTTGATACCTGCCAGAGTGAAGATCTGTCTGTACGAACCACGCTCTATTCGGGTCAGACGGTTGTTTGCACCAGAACCGAGCCTGTTGGAACCCGTCCGGTGGACGAAAAGGGCGGTTTTGATGACCGCTGCTTCATCGAACTGGATATCGCTTCTCCAAAATTATGGAGTGCAGAAGAACCCAATCTTTACCGTCTTACGGTTACCCTGATCGATACCACCAGCGGGAAAGCAATCGAAACAGAAGCTTACAACGTGGGCTTTCGTAAAGTTGAGATCAAAGATGGTCTGCTAACCCTGAACGGCTCACCGCTGATGATCCGGGGGGTTAACAAGCACGAACACAACCCTGCTACTGGTCACTTTGAAACCGTTGAAGATGTAAGAGAACACCTGCTGCTGATCAAGCAGAATAATTTCAATGCTGTGCGCTGCTCCCATTATCCTCACCAGCCTGCATTTTACGAGTTATGCGACGAGCTGGGTCTTTATGTGGTGGATGAAGCCAACATTGAAACCCACGGTATGAAGCCAATGGGTAAGCTGGCAGATGATCCCCGCTGGCTGAGTGCCTTTATGGAGCGTACGACCCGTATGGTGGCCCGCGACTTTAACCATCCGTCCATTATTATCTGGTCGCTGGGTAACGAGTCCGGTTACGGTGCAGCCCATGATGCCATGTACCAGTGGATCAAACGGACAGACCCATCACGCCCTGTACAGTATGAAGGTGGCGGTGCCAATACCGCAGCAACAGACATCATCTGTCCGATGTATGCCCGGACTGATCAGGATCTGCCCCAGCCGTGGTTTGATGCACCAAAGTGGGCATTGAACAAATGGGTGGGCAAGCCCAATGAAAACCGCCCTGTCATTTTGTGCGAATACGCCCATGCCATGGGTAACAGTCTGGGTGGTTTCGCCGAGTACTGGGAAGCATTCCGTAAGCATGAGCAGTTGCAGGGTGGCTTTATCTGGGACTGGGTTGACCAGGGGCTGGATAAATACGACGACAACGGCAAACACTACTGGGCTTATGGCGGTGACTTTGGTGATGAGATCAATGATCGTCAGTTCTGCATCAATGGCCTGGTATTTCCGGATAAAACGCCTCATCCAACGCTTTTTGAAGCAAAGCGGGCACAGCAACCGTTTACCTTTGAATTGACTGAGGGCGATAGTCTGACACTGGATGTGATCAGCGAATACTGCTTTGTCGAAACCGATAATCACAGGCTGCACTGGGAGCTTGTGGCCGGTAAAGAGACCGGGATTGAAGGCGAGCGACTGGCATCGGGTGAAGTGGATCTGAATATTGCACCGGGCAAGCGTCAGCAGATCACTATTGACAGATCGGCTATCGGCAACGGGGCTTTGCCACGGCTGAACATTGTGATTAAACAGCCTGAAGCAACTGCCTGGTCGCAAGCCGGTCATGAAGTAGCTTGTCAGCAGTTTATGCTGCGCGAACCGCTAACCGTTAATCGCAGTCCGGTCAGCAGGAAAACAGCTGTTATCAGTGAAACTCAGACGGATTATGCCATCACTGCAGGTAACAGCCAGTGGCTGCTGAGTAAAGAGAAAGGACAACTGACCAGCTGGATTAAAGACGACAAAGAACAACTGCTTTCGCCTTTGCAGGATAACTTTTTCCGGGCGCCCCTGGATAACGATATTGGTGTCAGTGAAGTTGACCGCCCAGATCCTAATGCATGGATGGCGCGTTGGCAGAGAGCCGGGCTGTTTGATCTGGTGCATCGATGTGCGGGGACTCACTGTGACCATGAACGGGGAACGGTGATTGCCCATCACGAATATTTTGCCCATGAGCAGGCGAAGCACCCTGTTATCAAAACGTCATGGACTTATCAGTTCACTGTTGATGGTGAGGCAGACATTGCTGTAGAGGTTCAGCTTGACCCGTCGTTACCACCGCTGCCACGGGTAGGTGCAAGTCTGCGGCTGAAACAGAAGCCTGACGTAGTGACCTGGCTGGGGCGCGGTCCTCACGAGAACTACCCTGACCGTAAACTGAGTGCAGACTTCGGTGTGTGGTCAGAAACGCCTGCTGCTATGCACACGCCCTATATTTTCCCGAGTGAAAATGGCCTGCGTTGTGATACTCGCCACATGTCGTTGGGTGATGCAACGGTGAAAGGTGATTTTCACTTCAGTGTCAGCCCATATGGTCAGGCGCAACTGGCCAGGGCGTTGCACACCAATGAGCTGGAAGAGTGTGAAGGCCTGTTTGTTTATCTGGATGGTTTCCATATGGGGATTGGCGGTGATGATTCCTGGTCACCGAGTATTCGTCCGGAATACCAGTTGAAAGCCTCTTTCTATCAATGGCAGTTTGAATTGTCCTGA
- a CDS encoding UDP-glucose--hexose-1-phosphate uridylyltransferase — MKFNPVDHPHRRYNPLSGDWILVSPHRAKRPWQGQVEKTANDIRPAHDPDCYLCPGNERITGDSNPDYTRPYVFANDFPALLTDTPDAAGESDLFRSSGARGEAKVICFSPDHSKTLPQLSVEEIRQVVDVWSEQVTELGSQYPWVQLFENKGAAMGCSNPHPHGQIWASSFLPNEARKEDDNQRQWLTDKNTNMLVEYARQESESGERTVVENDDWIAVVPYWAAWPFETLLLPKRHILRMPDLTDAERTTLADIIKRLTTKYDNLFQTSFPYSMGWHGAPTGDGSYLQENCEHWQLHAHFYPPLLRSATVRKFMVGFEMLAESQRDLTAEQAAERLRDLPETHYLNA; from the coding sequence ATGAAATTTAATCCAGTCGATCACCCGCATCGCCGCTATAACCCCCTGTCAGGTGACTGGATTCTGGTTTCTCCTCACCGTGCTAAACGACCATGGCAGGGACAGGTAGAAAAGACAGCAAACGACATTCGTCCGGCTCACGATCCGGACTGCTACCTCTGCCCCGGCAACGAGCGAATTACCGGAGACAGTAATCCGGACTACACCCGGCCTTATGTCTTTGCCAATGATTTTCCGGCACTGCTGACCGATACGCCAGATGCCGCCGGCGAGTCAGACCTGTTCCGGTCATCCGGTGCCCGTGGCGAGGCAAAGGTGATCTGCTTTTCACCGGATCACAGCAAAACCCTGCCACAGCTGAGTGTTGAAGAGATTCGACAGGTCGTGGATGTCTGGTCTGAACAGGTAACAGAACTGGGCAGCCAATATCCATGGGTGCAGCTATTTGAGAACAAGGGGGCGGCAATGGGCTGTTCCAACCCTCACCCCCACGGGCAGATATGGGCCAGCAGTTTTCTCCCCAATGAAGCACGCAAGGAAGACGACAACCAGAGACAATGGCTGACCGACAAAAACACTAACATGCTGGTTGAATATGCCCGACAGGAGTCAGAGTCTGGTGAGCGAACAGTGGTTGAGAATGATGACTGGATTGCCGTTGTTCCGTACTGGGCAGCCTGGCCATTTGAAACCCTGTTGTTGCCCAAGCGTCATATTTTGAGAATGCCGGACCTGACAGACGCTGAACGTACGACACTGGCAGATATTATCAAACGTCTGACGACAAAATACGACAACCTGTTCCAGACCTCTTTCCCGTACTCCATGGGCTGGCATGGTGCACCAACAGGTGATGGCAGCTATCTACAGGAAAACTGTGAACACTGGCAATTGCACGCACATTTTTATCCACCGCTACTGCGCTCCGCTACAGTCCGTAAATTTATGGTGGGCTTTGAAATGCTGGCAGAATCCCAGCGGGACCTGACCGCAGAACAGGCAGCCGAGCGCCTGCGTGATTTGCCTGAAACCCATTATCTGAACGCCTGA
- the galE gene encoding UDP-glucose 4-epimerase GalE — MSILVTGGAGYIGSHTCLELLQAGYDVVVVDNLCNAKEESLKRVSHLAGREIVFKNVDIRDISGLRKVFSSYPIEAVVHFAGLKAVGESTRLPMKYYDNNVNGTRCLLEVMNEFDVRHLVFSSSATVYGDPETVPVREDSPTGTPTNPYGRTKLVVEDMLKDLYVSDNRWNFSLLRYFNPVGAHESGMIGEDPNGIPNNLMPFIAQVAVGKRELLNVYGGDYPTEDGTGIRDYIHVVDLAEGHLAALKTHWSDTGVHTYNLGTGNGSSVLEMLSAFEVACGHSISHKIVERRPGDIAECYADPSCANEKLGWKASRTIAEMTADTWKWQTSNPDGYSE; from the coding sequence ATGAGCATTCTGGTCACAGGTGGAGCAGGTTACATTGGCAGCCATACATGCCTTGAGCTTTTGCAGGCTGGATATGATGTTGTTGTCGTTGATAATTTATGCAACGCCAAGGAAGAATCCCTGAAACGAGTATCACACCTTGCTGGTCGTGAAATTGTTTTTAAAAATGTAGATATCCGCGATATTTCAGGGCTGAGAAAAGTCTTTTCATCCTATCCCATTGAAGCTGTCGTTCATTTTGCAGGCTTGAAGGCAGTGGGCGAATCAACCCGGCTGCCAATGAAATATTATGACAACAATGTCAATGGTACTCGCTGCCTGCTGGAAGTCATGAATGAATTCGATGTACGTCATCTGGTCTTCAGCTCATCAGCCACCGTCTACGGAGATCCGGAAACCGTTCCTGTCCGTGAAGATTCCCCTACTGGCACACCAACCAATCCTTACGGGCGCACCAAACTGGTTGTCGAGGACATGCTGAAAGACCTGTATGTGTCTGACAACCGCTGGAACTTTAGCCTGCTACGCTATTTTAATCCGGTTGGCGCGCACGAAAGCGGCATGATCGGTGAAGACCCTAATGGCATTCCCAACAACCTGATGCCATTTATTGCCCAGGTAGCTGTTGGCAAGCGTGAGCTGCTGAATGTATACGGCGGTGATTACCCGACAGAAGACGGCACTGGCATTCGTGACTATATCCATGTTGTCGATCTGGCTGAAGGGCATCTTGCAGCTCTGAAAACCCACTGGAGCGATACCGGCGTTCACACTTACAACCTGGGTACCGGAAATGGCAGCAGCGTATTGGAAATGCTGAGTGCTTTTGAAGTCGCCTGTGGCCACAGCATTTCCCATAAAATTGTCGAACGCCGTCCGGGGGATATTGCCGAATGCTATGCAGACCCATCCTGCGCCAACGAAAAGCTCGGCTGGAAAGCCTCCCGAACTATTGCGGAAATGACCGCTGACACCTGGAAATGGCAAACCTCAAATCCAGATGGCTACAGCGAATAG